GAAATCAACGAGGACAGCCTCGTGCTCGCTTCCTATCAGGGCCATCACATCCGGGAATCCGAATCGTAAAGGAGAATGCTGGTATGAAAAAGAATCAATCCAATCATGGGATTGCCATGACGCTGTTAAAGGGAAGAACCTTTATCGTTCTGGTCATCCTGCTGATTTTCTTCAGTTTCGCGGCGCCCAACTTCTTGTCTCAGAGCACGCTTCTTCTGATCGCGAAGCACGTGGCGCTGTATGGAATCCTCGCCATCGGCATGACCTATGTCATCATCACCGGCGGCATCGACCTTTCGGTGGGCGCCGTGGTCGGCATCGCGGGCATGATCGCCGGCGGCCTGATCAACGAGGGGCTGACCCTGAGCATGTTCGGCGTCACCCTGTATTTCAGCGTCCCGTGGATCGTTCTGTTTACGGTCATATGCGGCGCGCTGATCGGCTGGCTCAACGGAATGGTCATCACGCGCTTCAACGTGGCCCCGTTCATCGCCACCCTGGGCATGATGTATGTGGCGCGCGGCTTTGCCATGCTGCGCTCGAACGGCGCCACCTTTTCCAATATCGTCGGCAAGCCGGCGCTTGGAAACACGGGCTTCGATTTCTTCGGCAGCAGCGTGCTGGGGATCCCCGTGGGCGCGATCATTCTGGTCATCATCGCGGTCATCACCGCCATCGTGCTGAAATATACGCCGTTCGGCTGGCACGTCCTTTCCGTGGGCGGCAATGAGCGGGCCGCGAAGCTTTCCGGCGTAAAGGTCAACAGGGTGAAGATCATCGTCTACATCCTTTCCGGCGTCTGTGCCGCGATCGTCGGCATCATCAATTCCGCGCAGCTTGTGGCGGCCCACCCGGCTTCCGGGGAAACGTGGGAGATGAACGCGATCGCCGCGGCCGTTCTGGGCGGCACGTCCATGGCGGGCGGCGTCGGCACCATCGGCGGAACCATCGTCGGCGCGTTCGTCATCGGCGTCATCAACGACGGCATGGTCATGTGCGGCGTTTCGGAATTCTGGCAGATGGTCATCAAGGGACTTGTGATCGTACTCGCCGTCATCATCGACCAGTTCCAGCGCAACCTTCAGGCGAAAATGGCGCTTCAGGCCAGAAACGAGGATACCGGCAGCACTGGGAAGAAAGAGGGAGCGGCGCAATGA
This window of the Ruminococcaceae bacterium BL-6 genome carries:
- the rbsC gene encoding ribose ABC transporter (permease) (Evidence 2a : Function from experimental evidences in other organisms; PubMedId : 7921236, 15849754, 16850406; Product type t : transporter), with amino-acid sequence MKKNQSNHGIAMTLLKGRTFIVLVILLIFFSFAAPNFLSQSTLLLIAKHVALYGILAIGMTYVIITGGIDLSVGAVVGIAGMIAGGLINEGLTLSMFGVTLYFSVPWIVLFTVICGALIGWLNGMVITRFNVAPFIATLGMMYVARGFAMLRSNGATFSNIVGKPALGNTGFDFFGSSVLGIPVGAIILVIIAVITAIVLKYTPFGWHVLSVGGNERAAKLSGVKVNRVKIIVYILSGVCAAIVGIINSAQLVAAHPASGETWEMNAIAAAVLGGTSMAGGVGTIGGTIVGAFVIGVINDGMVMCGVSEFWQMVIKGLVIVLAVIIDQFQRNLQAKMALQARNEDTGSTGKKEGAAQ